GCTCCAGGGTCGGGGAGGGTGTCTTCGCCCCACCAAGTGTGTGGCACCTCTTTCCAGCACCTCTTTCCACCAAGTGTGTGGCACCTCTTTCGCGCACCTCTTTCGCACCTCTTTCGCAGCACCTCTTTCGCAGCACCTCTTTCGCAGCACCTCTTTCGCAGCACCTCTTTCGGCAGCACCTCTTTCGGCACCTCTTTCGGCCGCTCGCGCTGTATCCGTGTCGCCTCGGAGGCCTTATACCTCTGCCTGGGGGGGGACAAAGAATGGCCACGATGGATCCCACCGCGGAAGCGGATCATGCTCCTTGGAAACTCCAGGCCGAGCAGCACCGGGCCCGCGAGTTCTCCGCGCGCCAGCGGGAGCTCGCAGCGGAGGGCCGTGCCGAGGGAGCGCGCGCGCGCGCCGAGGGCGGACGGATTCGCGCCGAGGCCGCCCGCATTCGGGACGAAGCCGCGCGCACCCGAGACGATGCCGCACGGGTCCGCGACGACGCGGCGCGAGTCCGCGACCAGGCGGCGCGGGCGCGCGATCTCGCCAACCAGGCCCGTGAGCAAGCCCTGGGCCAGCGCCTGCTCTCCGCGGCGTCACTCGACCACATCGGCTGGCAGAAACTGCTCGAGCTCGACCGCGCCATCTCGGAGCAGGCCTACGAGGCAGCCTCGCGGGACCGGGAGGCCGCGGGCCTCGACCGGGAGGCCGCCAACAAGGATCGTGACGCCGCGGAGCGCGATCGCACGGCGGCAGACAGCGATCGCGCCGCCGCCGACAAGGACCGCGTGGCCGCCGAAAAGGAGCGTCAGGCCGCCGACGCTGACCGCGCCGCCGCCGACAGCGACCGCGAGGCGAGCGAGCGGGAGCTCTTGAGGGCCGCCGAGCACATCTCGAAGTCGGAGCGCCTGCTCGCGGTGGGCCGGTTCGCCGCCGGCGTCGCTCACGAGATCAACAACCCGCTCGCGGCGATGCTGGCGACGTTGAGCAGCCTCCAGCGCTCGGTGGCGAAGGACGAGGTGTCCACCGATGAGCTCGCCCCGCTGCTCGACGACGTGCAGCTCTCCGCCGATCGCATCGCCCACGTCCTGGCCGACATGAAGACCTGGTTGTACGGGGGCGACGAGCTCCCGGCGCGCCAGCGGGTCGATCTCGACCACCTGATCAAGGAATCGCTGCGGCTCACCACGGCGGAGGTGGGAGCCGCGGCGAAGGTGATCGTCGACCAGCAACCGACGCCGCCGATCTGGGGCGTCGCCCCACGGCTGGGCCAGGTGCTGACGAACCTCCTGCTCAATGCTGCGCACGCCATCTCCGGCCCGCCCGAGGCCAACGAGATCAGGATCACCACCCGTGCGGTGGATCAGGCGGTGCTCATCGAGGTGCGGGACACCGGACCAGGCATCCCCCCCGAGGTGCTGCCAAGGATCTTCGACCCGTTCTACACCACCCGGGAGGGCACCGGTGGCACCGGGCTCGGCCTCGCCATGTGCCAGCGCATCGTGGCCCAGCATGGTGGCGAGTTGAGGGTGGAGACCCACCTGGGGGAGGGGTCGACCTTCTGCGTCGAGCTCCCCACGGGGAGCGAGACCGTGGTCAGCAGCAAGGATGGCCCCGAGGCGAGCGCACCGGCACGCAAGGCGCGTGTGCTGATCATCGACGACGACGTGGACTTCGCCCGGGCGATGACGCGGCTGCTGGCAGAGTCGTGCGAGGTGTCGGTCGCGGTCAACGGGGTCGAGGGGCTGGAGCGCTTGCTGGCACCGGAGGCGCACTACGACGTGGTGCTGTGCGACCTGATGATGCCGGTGATGAACGGCATGCAGATGTACCGGCGGCTCAACGAGGTCGCGCCCGATCTGGCGGCCAAGCTGGTGTTCGTCACTGGCGGCGCGACGACGGAGGAGTCAGGGGACTTCATGGCGTCGATACCGAACGTACAGCTGCAGAAGCCCTTCAGCATGGGGCGCCTCCTCGCGCTGATCGAGGAGCACACCGCGCCGGACTCGCCGCCTGTCGGCGACTAGGGAGTCGAGCCGCTGGCCAGGAGGGCGGCGGTTCTTCCTACGCCTCGCGCTTCAGGCGCCGTGGCAGGATCTCGGTGAGGCCGAGGTAGACCGAGAGCCCGACGATGGCGATCCAGGTCTCGATGGCGTAGAGGCGGCGGGTGGCCATCAGCTCGAAGGGCACCTGCCTGGCGGCCGTCGCCAGGGGGCCCTCGACGCTATCGAAGGTGACGACGCCGAAGACCATGTAGGCGCCGTAAGCCACCTGGATCACGAGGTTCACGATGATGATCCAGTGGAGGATCCGCCAGGGCAGGGCGAGCTTGCTCATGGTCAGGGTCCGAAGCAGCCGGGGGCGTGGGTGGTGAGGAAGGCGCGCATCCGCCGGCCGTACTCGGCGAGGCCGTCCTCGGGGACGCCGCCGTTGTCGATGCCGTGGTCGGCGCCCTCGACGGTCCACAGCTCCTTGGGGCCGGGCGCGGCGTCGTGGAAGGCCCGCACGTCCTCGGGTGGGAAGAGGCGATCGTCGCCGCCGTGCATCACGAGGAGGGGGCCGTCGTAGCCCTCGATCTTCTTCGAGTTCTCGAAGTGACCGGAGGAGAGGAAGCCCGGGGGCAGGGCCAGCCCGCTGGAAGAGCGGGCGATCTGCCGCACCGAGGTGAAGGGTGCCTCGACCATCATGGCGCAGCCCGGATCCGCCAGGCCGGCCTCCACCGTGGGGATGGTGCCCAGGGAGTAGCCGTAGAGGACGATCCGGTCCGGGTCCGGGACGAGGCCGTCGACGTAGGCCCGCACCGTCCGGGCGTCGGCGAGGAACTGCAGCGGCGTGGGGTGGGTCGCCGGCTCGCTCTTGCCGTAGCCCCGGTAGTCCCAGGCGAAGACCGTGTAGCCCAGCTCGTGGAGCATCTGGATCCGGGGCAGGTAGTGTTCGAGGCCGGCGTAGTTGCCGTGGTGGTAGAGGAGGGTGGTGCCCGCCAGCTCCGGATCGTCGCCGTGGGAGGCGATGAGGTAGGCGTCGAGCTCTCCCTCGCCGTCGGCGGTGGGGATCCGGTGCGCGGTGACCCGGGAGGGATCGATGGGGCGGATGGACTCGCCGGCCTCGAGGGTGCCCTCCATCCAGTCGTAGCTCCGGCTCCAGTCGTAGGGGGTCTCGCAGGGCAGGCAGACGCTGTTCCAGTCCGCGGGATCCTCGCAGGTCTCGGGGCCGACGGCGCTGCAGTGCACGCCCCCGTAGACGAAGGCGTCGAGATCCACGCAGCTGCCGAGGAGGGCGAGGGGCAGGGAGAGCAGGAGGAGCCGCCTCATGACGCACCTCCCAGCTGCATCGAGATCGAGATCGCGGCGCCCAGGGCGCCGGTCCCGCCGGGGAACCAGACCACCGTCCGGGCGTCGGGGCGGCGGTTGATGGAGAAGTAGCGCACGTCGAGCTCCAGCGCCCAGCGCTCGCCCAGGGCGAGGCGGCCGCCGATCGTCGGGGTGAGCATCAGGCTGGGGTAGGCGGGATCGAGGTAGTCGGAGAGCCCGACGACCAGCAGGTGCTTGCTGCCGAAGGACCAGCTCGCCAGGAGGGCCAGCTCGAAGGTGCCCCAGAGGCCGTTGATGCCTTCGGCGTCGCCCTCACCCCCGGGCAGGGCCACACCCCAGAAGAGGCGCAGCCTCGGGGTAAGGGCCGGAAGGGCGCCCTTCTCCTCGAGCAAGCCCCAGCCCGCGCCCACGTGCCCCTGCACGATGCCGAAGGCCAGCGGGGTCAGGCCGAGGCCGTAGTCGAGGTCGAAGGGGCGGCCGGCCAGGGCGGGGAGGCCGCTGCGGCCCTGGAGGTTGGCGCTGGGGATGGGCAGCACCGCGCCGCCGAGCTTCAGGAGGGGGCCGCCCAGGGTGAGGCCGGCCTCGTGCTCACCCCTGGCGAGGGGGCGCGCTCCCGAGAGGGTGCTGCAGCCGCCCACCAGCGCGAGGCCCAGGGCAGCCAGGGGAAGGAGTCGGAGCATCTGCATGGCGGGACGATAGCACCGGCCGCGTCAACGCCGCACCGCCACGTCGACGATCTCGGCCTGCAGCACCGCCTCCAGCGCCTCGGGCGCGACCTCGACGAGGAAGCCCCGCTGGCCGCCGTTGACCAGGATGGTCTCGTGCTCGAAGAGGTCGATCTGCAGGTAGGTGGGGGAGGGGGTCCGCTGCCCGAAGGGGCTGATGCCGCCCACCTTGTAGCCGGTGAGGCTCTCGGCCCGGGGGATGGCGCAGGGCTCGATCCGCTTGCGCCCCAGGTGGCGGGCCAGCTGCTTGGTGCCCACCTCGAAGGGGCCGTTCATCACCACGACCAGGGGCGCGCCGGTCTCGTCCTCGAAGAGGAGGGTCTTGGCCACCCGCAGGTGATCCACCCCCAGGGCCTCGGCCGAGCCGCGGGTGCCGCCCCCCTGGTAGCGATAGAGGTGAGGCACGAAGTCGATCTCGTGCTCTCGCAGGAAGCGCACGCCCAGGGTGATCGGATGGTCGGGTCGGCCCATGGTGCGGAGAGTCTAGTAGGCTCCCGCCATGGCCTGCATCTTCTGCCGCATCGAGCGAGGTGAGCTGCCCTCCAGCCGGGTCTTCGAGGACGAGCGCTTCCTGGCCTTCATGGACATCCACCCCTGGAGACCGGGCCACGTCCTGGTCGTGCCCCGGCGGCACGCGGCGCGGGTCGCCGAGCTGCCCGAGGGGGAGGCCGAGGCCCTCTTCGCCCTCGGCCTGCGCCTGGCCGCGGCCATCCGCGCCAGCGAGCTACCCTGCGCGGACCTGCACTTCGTGCTCAACGACGGCAAGGGCGCCAACCAGAGCGTGCCGCACGTGCACCTCCACCTGATCCCCCGGCAGCGGCGCGACTTCCTCAAGCTGGCCGGGGCGGTGATCTCCCGGCCGCTGGTGCCCCTGGGGCGTCCGGCGGCGCGAGAGGTGCTCGACGCACAGGCCGAGCAGATCCGGGCGGCGCTCCAGGCTCGCTAGAGCCGGGCGCCACCCGGAGCGAGAGCTCTAGAGCTCGCAGCTCATGTCGTTGCCGCAGCACTGCGGCGACTTCACCTTGCCGTGGCCGTTGGGGCACTCGGAGATGTGGACCGTGCTGCCGTCGGGCTTGTCGATCGAGCTGTGGTTCAGCTCGGCGCCGCACTCGCCGCAGGTCATGGTGCCGATGCTCATGCCGCACTTCTCACACTTGTACTTCGCCATGGTGTCTCTCCTTGGATTGAACACGCCTGAAAGGAAAAAGGGGGGAACGAACCGCCCCGGGAGTCTGGATCCGGCCGCGTCCGGAAGCAAACGGGACCCCACCACCCTAGATCTCGACCTCCTCGGGGTCCGCCGGATCTTCGAGGACTCGCCACTCCTCGGCCTCGGCGTCGAAGTCGGCGATCTGCTCGAGGGGGGTCTTCAGGTAGCGGCCGCTGCCGGTGGCGGCCACCGTTCCGTCCGGGAGCAGGAGCTCACCGCTGCCCTCGAAGAAGCGCCGGTTCTGTTTCGTGATCCGGGCCAGGACCCGGAGCTCGCGATCCAGGGGCACGGGCTTCTTGAAGCGCACCTGGAGATCGACGGTGACGCCCCAGATCTCCTCCTCGGAGCCGACCAGGATGGCTCGCCCGATGGTCTCGTCGAGGATGGTGGAGACGATCCCTCCATGGAGCCTTCCCGGGTAGCTCTGGTGCTCGTCCCGGGCCTGGAAGGTGGCCAGCAGCTCACCCCCCTCCAGCTCGTGGAAGGAGGTCTTGAGCCCGAAGTCGTTCTTCATCCCACAGACCAGGCACATGCGGCTGTTGGGCTGTCGGGCCACGATCTTTCGTCCCATCGATGCGCTCTCTTTCTTTGCGGCCACCCGGCGATCGGCGACCTATCTTTCCTACCGGGACGAGTTGTTTCTGTCGTGGGGAACAGATCGAGGGTCCGACGATGAACGAGCGACGTTTCGGTGAGGCGGAGATCGAGCTGATCTTGCAGCGAGCTGTGCAGCTCGAGGTGATCTCCGAGATCCTGGGGGGGCGAGAGCACGAGGGGCTGACCCTTCGCGAGGTCCAGGAGATCGCCCGCGAGGCCGGGATCGATCCCAACCTGGTGGCGCGCGCCGCCTGGGAGCTCGAGGCCCACCGGCTCGAGGCGGACCAGTCGATGGGAGAGAGCAAACGGCGCTCGATCCTGCCCTCCTCCCTGGCTCAGGCCTGAGGTCCGGCGCCGCCTTGCCAGGGGGTCCACCCCTGGAGGAACCTCCGGGGGCACCATGCACTCCGTCTGGCTCGAGAAGTCCGTCCCGCGGATCCTCCTGGCCCTGGCCCTGAAGCGGCTCTGGCCCGGGATCACCCTCTCTCCCCTCTCTCCGATCCGGGAGGGGGAGGAGCGCGTGGACGGCCTGCCGGGCCCCGGCTGGGTGCGGGTGGAGAACCGCCTCTCGGGCATCTGCGGCACGGACCTGCACTACCTGCAGGTCGATGTCGATCCGATGATCCACGGGGCGGCGCTGCCCGGCTACGAGCGGATCTATCTGGGCCACGAGGTCTACTCGGTCGTGACCGAGGTCGGCCCGGA
This DNA window, taken from Deltaproteobacteria bacterium, encodes the following:
- a CDS encoding PaaI family thioesterase; its protein translation is MGRKIVARQPNSRMCLVCGMKNDFGLKTSFHELEGGELLATFQARDEHQSYPGRLHGGIVSTILDETIGRAILVGSEEEIWGVTVDLQVRFKKPVPLDRELRVLARITKQNRRFFEGSGELLLPDGTVAATGSGRYLKTPLEQIADFDAEAEEWRVLEDPADPEEVEI
- a CDS encoding ATP-binding protein yields the protein MDPTAEADHAPWKLQAEQHRAREFSARQRELAAEGRAEGARARAEGGRIRAEAARIRDEAARTRDDAARVRDDAARVRDQAARARDLANQAREQALGQRLLSAASLDHIGWQKLLELDRAISEQAYEAASRDREAAGLDREAANKDRDAAERDRTAADSDRAAADKDRVAAEKERQAADADRAAADSDREASERELLRAAEHISKSERLLAVGRFAAGVAHEINNPLAAMLATLSSLQRSVAKDEVSTDELAPLLDDVQLSADRIAHVLADMKTWLYGGDELPARQRVDLDHLIKESLRLTTAEVGAAAKVIVDQQPTPPIWGVAPRLGQVLTNLLLNAAHAISGPPEANEIRITTRAVDQAVLIEVRDTGPGIPPEVLPRIFDPFYTTREGTGGTGLGLAMCQRIVAQHGGELRVETHLGEGSTFCVELPTGSETVVSSKDGPEASAPARKARVLIIDDDVDFARAMTRLLAESCEVSVAVNGVEGLERLLAPEAHYDVVLCDLMMPVMNGMQMYRRLNEVAPDLAAKLVFVTGGATTEESGDFMASIPNVQLQKPFSMGRLLALIEEHTAPDSPPVGD
- a CDS encoding HIT family protein is translated as MACIFCRIERGELPSSRVFEDERFLAFMDIHPWRPGHVLVVPRRHAARVAELPEGEAEALFALGLRLAAAIRASELPCADLHFVLNDGKGANQSVPHVHLHLIPRQRRDFLKLAGAVISRPLVPLGRPAAREVLDAQAEQIRAALQAR
- a CDS encoding YbaK/EbsC family protein, giving the protein MGRPDHPITLGVRFLREHEIDFVPHLYRYQGGGTRGSAEALGVDHLRVAKTLLFEDETGAPLVVVMNGPFEVGTKQLARHLGRKRIEPCAIPRAESLTGYKVGGISPFGQRTPSPTYLQIDLFEHETILVNGGQRGFLVEVAPEALEAVLQAEIVDVAVRR
- a CDS encoding alpha/beta fold hydrolase codes for the protein MRRLLLLSLPLALLGSCVDLDAFVYGGVHCSAVGPETCEDPADWNSVCLPCETPYDWSRSYDWMEGTLEAGESIRPIDPSRVTAHRIPTADGEGELDAYLIASHGDDPELAGTTLLYHHGNYAGLEHYLPRIQMLHELGYTVFAWDYRGYGKSEPATHPTPLQFLADARTVRAYVDGLVPDPDRIVLYGYSLGTIPTVEAGLADPGCAMMVEAPFTSVRQIARSSSGLALPPGFLSSGHFENSKKIEGYDGPLLVMHGGDDRLFPPEDVRAFHDAAPGPKELWTVEGADHGIDNGGVPEDGLAEYGRRMRAFLTTHAPGCFGP